From the Kribbella sp. CA-293567 genome, the window CCGGCCGGAACGGGATCCGGATCTACGGTGACGACCACCGGATCGTGAACAACTACATCGAGCAGGTGGCCGGCTCGGGGATCGTGCTCGGCAGCGGCAACGTCCGCGATCACTTCCCCGGCGAGACCCCGGCGTCGCGGCGCGGCAACGACGCGCCCGACCGGGTCCAGCTCGCGCTCAACACCGTGCTGGACTGCGAGACCGCGATCAGCGGTGAGAGCCACCGGACCCTGCCGCCGCTGGGGTGCACCATCACTGACAATCTCCTGCAGGCGAGCACCGGTCAACTGGTCAACATGCCTTTCCAGGACGGAATCAGCTGGGCCGGCAACATCCACTGGGGTACGGCGACCGACGGGAACGCCCCGGTCAGCGGCTTTAGACGGGTCGACCCGAGACTGGCCGCCGGGGCCGACGGTATCCGCCGGCTCACCGCGGGCAGCCCGGCGATCAACGCTGCCAGCCAGTCCTACCGGGACGTCGACTGCGACCTGGACGGCGACCGTCGTACCGGGCGGGTGGACGTGGGGGCCGACGAGTTCTCGCGACGACGCCCGGGACTGAGCCCGCTGACGCCTGCCGACGTCGGACCGAACGCCCGATGATCCGGACCCAGGCTCCCGCCACCACCCGGCGTGAGGACGAACTGATCCGCACCCAACTCGATCGGCTCCGGCTGGATCTGGTGGTCGCCGCGCGCATCACCCGGGTGCATCGGGAGTGGTCGCGGCCGCTGCAACCCGACCCGTTCTCGCGGCTGTACCTGATCCTCGAAGGCGAGGGGCGGCTGGTGGTCGGGGAGGAGGAGCTCTACCCCGAGCCCGGGGACCTGTGCTACCTGCCGGCGGAGGTGCCGATCTCCTACGAGACGATCAGCGACAACGTGTTCCGCAAGCACTGGCTGCACTTCTCGGCGCTGATCGGCGACCGTGACATCGGCGACGTGCTGACGCTGCCGTACATCGTGAAGAGCAAGGCCCCAGAAGAGGCCGGCGCGCTGTTCGAGCAGGTCGGCGCGGCCGATCGCGATCCGCCCGGTCTGGCGACCCCGTTGCGGTTGCGGTCGGCGCTCACGGCGCTGTTCGCGCACTACCTGGACAGCGCGCCGCCCGGCTCGGTGCGGCTCGCGACCCAGCAGACCAGTGAGTCGAGCGTCGCGCAGTACATCCAGCAGAACCTCGGGACGCCGCTGACCGTGGAGGAACTGGCCGCGCACTTCGGTCAGGACCTGGCCACCTTCGTCCGGCGGTTCCGGACCGAGTTCGGGTTGTCGCCCAAGCAGTACATCAAGCGGGTCCGGATCGAGTGGGCGCAGCGCGAGCTCGCGTCCACCACCCGGCCGATGGAGGAGATCGCGGCGGAGGTCGGGATGGACCAGTCGTACTTCTCCAAGGTGTTCCGTCAAGTCAGCTCGGTGACGCCGAGCGAGTACCGGAAGCTGTACCGCCCCAACGGTTGAGGAGACTTGTCATGGATCGTCGTACCTTTCTCGGCAGCATCGGCGCCGCTGCCGTCACCCTGCAGTTGGCCGGACCCGGGACGGCCGTCGCGAAGACGACCGCCCTGGTGACCTCGATCTCCCAGCTCCAGTCGGCCATCAACTCCGCCACGGCCGGCACCACGATCACCCTCGCGAACGGCACGTACGCCGTGTCGTCCGCGATCACGGTCAGCGGCCGCAACGGCACCAGCTCGGCGCCGATCACCATCCAGGCCGAGACCCGCGGCGGGGTGACACTGACCGGTTCGAAGAGTTTCGTGATGTCGAACTCGTCGTACGTCACGGTCTCCGGGTTCGTCTTCCAGCAGACCAGCTCGTTCGACCTGCCGTCCAGCTGCACCCGGATCCGGATCACCCGCAACGACTTCCAGCTCGGCTCGGCTGCCAGCCACTCGCTGGTGGTCCGCGGCGACGACGTGAAGGTCGACCGCAACGTCTTCCACGACAAGTCCACGGCCGGCTGCTACCTGGTGATAGACGGCCCTTCGAGCACGGTGATGGCGAAGCGGACCCACATCCTGCGAAACCACTTCCGGGACCACTCGTTCGGCGGTGACAACGGTGGTGAGCCGATCCGGCTCGGGGACAGCGGCCGGGCGTTGAGCAGCGCCGGCGCGACGGTCGAGTACAACCTGTTCGAGCGGGCGAACGGTGATCCCGAAGCCATCTCGGTGAAGTCGTCCGGCAACACGGTCCGCTACAACACGCTGCGTTCGTCCACCGGCGGCATCGTGCTGCGGCACGGCAACAACAACCGGGTCGAAGGCAACCACTTGCTGGCCGGCGGCAACGGGATCCGGATCTACGGCAACGACCACCTGATCGTGAACAACTACGTCGACGGGGTCGACGACGCCGGCATCGTGCTCGGCAGCGGTTCGGTCCGGGACCACTTCGACGGCGAGTCGAGCACCTCGCGCAAGGGCAACGACGCGCCCGACCGGGTGACGATCGTGCTCAACACGCTGCGCGACAACGGCAAGGGACTCGTCGGCGAGAGCCAGCGCGCGCTCGCTCCGCTGGCCTGCCGGATCTCGGACAACCTGCTGGTCGGCTCCAGCGGCGACCTGGTCGACATGCCGTACCTGGGTGGAATCACCTGGTCGGGCAACATCTTGTGGGGCTCGGCGTCCAACGGCAACATCCCGTCCGGTGGCTTCACCCGTGCCGACCCGAAACTCTCCGCTGGCACGGACGGCGTGTACCGGCTCGGCAGCGGCAGCGCGGCGATCAACGCGACCAGCATGAACCACTCGTCCCGCGTCACCGACGATGTCGACGGCCAGCCCCGGACAGCGCCGTACGACGTGGGCGCCGACGAGTACTCGACCGCCACCCTCGTACGCCGCCCGCTCACCGCGGCCGACGTCGGCCCGAACGCGACCTAGGAACGCGGACCGGGATCAGATCAGGGTCGGCTGGGCGTTGCCGGCCTCCGCGATCCCGCGACGCATGTCGACGCGGCTGAGCAGCACCAGACCGACCACGAAGAACAGGCCGAGAGCAACGATCGCCGGACGGTAGGAGCCGGTGAGCTGATGGACCAGGCCGAAGACGAGGGTGCCGAGCCACGAGGTGCCGCGCTCTCCGGCCTGGTACAGGCTGAAGTACTCCGCTTCGCGCCCCTTCGGGATCAGCTGGCTGAAGGCCGAGCGGGACAGCGCCTGGGTGCCGCCGAGCACGATCCCGATGGCGGCGCCCATCGCGAGGAACGGGACGATCTGCCGGGCCGGCAGCAGGAAGCCCGCGACCACGATCAGCATCCAGACCACCAGGCCGCCCATGATGGTGCGCTTGGTGCCGAAGCGGCGGGCGAACCGGCCGAAGGCGAGCGCGCCGAAGAACGCGATGAACTGGACCAGCAGGATGGTCATGATCAGCACCTGGGTCTCGAACCCGAGCTGCTTCTCGCCGTAGGTGGACGAGACCGAGATGACGGTCTGGATGCCGTCGTTGAAGAACAGGTAGGCGACCAGGAACAGCATCGTCATCGGGTAGGTCCGCAAGTGCCGCAGCGTCGCGAACAGCTGCCCGAAGCTCTGCTTGACCAGGCTGCCGTCACCGACCGGTACGACGCTGGCCGGTGGACGGTTCCGTAGCTTGAAGAACGGCACCAGGGTGAACAGGCCCCACCACAGTCCCGCGCTCAGCAGGCTGAGCCGCACCGCGGTGGTGGTGTCGAGGCCGAGCGCCTCGTGGCCGGTGACCACACCGAGGTTGATCGCCAGCAGGACGAAACCGCCGAGGTAGCCGAAGGCCCAGGCCCGGGAGGACACGTCGTCGCGCTCGTCCGGCCCGGCGATGTCGACCAGGATCGAGTCGTAGACGACCATCGACGAGCCGAGACACAGGTTGCCGAGGAACAGCAGTAACGCGCCGAGTGCCCAGCGGCCGTCGGCGACGAAGACCATGCAGCAGGCGGCCAGCGAGCCGGACCAGGCGAAGCCGCACATCAGGAGTTTCTTGCGCGGCGACCGGTCGGCCACGGCGCCGACGATCGGCAGCACCAGCGCGGAGAGCAGCGTCGCGATCGTGACCACGTAGAACGCCAGGGAGCCCGGGGCGATGCCGAGGCCGAGCACCTGGAGGTTCGTCGTACAGGGGTCCTCCGCGGTACCGACCCGGCCGCAGGCGGCTTCTTCGGCCACGGAGGTCAGGTACGGCGCGAACAGCACCGTGCCGACCGTGGTCACGTAGCCGGAGTTGGCCCAGTCATAGAGGCTGAAGCCCCAGTACTCGCGTTTGTCGACACCTGCCGGAGCCGAGAGAATTCCCATGCGGAGGAGTGTGGCAGGTGTGAGGTCGAGCCGGACACCTGATCGTGGTCACGGTGTGACCCACTGGCCCCGTTCGATCAGCACGTCGCGCAGCAGGTCGGTCCGGTCGGTGATCAGTCCGTCGACGCCGGCGTCGAGCAGTCGCCGCATCGTGGCCGGGTCGTCCACGGTCCAGACGTGCACCTGCTTGCCGCGTGCGTGGGCGCGCCGCAGCAGCCCGGGGGTCAGGACGCGCACGCGGCCGTAGTACTCGGGGATCTGCAGGCACGCGCCCGCCGACGCCATCCGGTACGGCGCGAAGCGCAGCCGGGCGATCTCGCGCTGCCCGAAGCCGGTGGCGAGCCGCTCGCCCAGTTCCCGCCTGATCAGCTCGACCCGGGCCTGGGAGAACGACGAGACGCAGACCCGGTCGATCGCGTCGTGGTCGCGCAGCACCTTCGCGGCCGGCAGCACGCCGTTGTCGGCCTTGATGTCCAGGTTGAGCCGGATGCCGGGGAAGCGCTCCAGCACGTCGGACAGCAGCGGGATCGGCTCGTGCCCGTTGATCCGCGCCTGCCGCACCTCCGACCAGGGCAGCTCGGAGATCACCCCGGTCCGGTCGGTGACGCGGTCCAGCCGGTGGTCGTGGAAAGCGACGACGACGCCGTCGCTGGTGGCGTGCAGGTCGGTCTCGAGGTAGCGGTAGCCGAGGCCGGCCGCGTGCTCGAAGGCGTGCATCGAGTTCTCGTAGCCGAGGTTCGCCGGGTGCAGAGCGCCGCCGCGGTGGGCCATCGCGATCGGCCCCTCGTGGTCGAGGTAGGGATACACGCCGAGAAGTATGTACCGTTGCGATGGTGACGGTACTCAGCCCCCGCCCCGACCTGTGGACCCTCGACCCTGACCTGCTGCACCTGAACCACGGCTCGTACGGCGCTGTCCCGCGCCGTACGCAGGAGTTGCTGGCCGCGCTCCGGGCCGAGACCGAGGCCAACCCGATGCGCTGGTTCCGCTCGGTCGCCGAGCGCCTGACCGCCGGCCGGCTGGAGCTCGCCTCCTTTCTGCGGACCGACCCGGCCGGTTTCGCGCTGGTCTCCAACGCGAGCGCGGGGGTGACCGCGGCGCTGGCCACCGTACCGATCCCGCCCGGCAGCCGGATCGTGCTGACGAACCACGCCTACGGCGCCGTCCGGTACGCCGCCGAGCGGTTCGCCCGGGCCAACCAGGCCGAGGTGGTGATGGTCGACGTCCCGCTCGAGGCCGACGACGACTCGGTTCTGGCCACCCTGGAGGCGGCGCTGGACGACCGGACCGCGGCGCTGGTCGTGGACCAGATCAGCTCGGCGACCGCGATGGTCTTCCCGATCCGCCGGATCGCCGACCTGTGCCGGTCGCGCGGGATCCCGTCGATCGTGGACGGCGCCCACGCGCCCGCGCTGCTGGACGCTCCTGCCGAGGACGGCGCCGACTTCTGGACCGGCAACTTCCACAAGTGGCCGGCCGCGCCGCGCGCGACCGCCGGTTTCGTGGTGGCCGAGAAGTGGCGTACCGCGACGCTGCCGCTGATCGTCAGCTGGTCGGAGCACGACGAGCGGCTGCCGGAGCGGTTCGACCAGCAGGGCACCGCCGACTACGCGCCCTGGATCGCCGCGCCGGAATCGCTGCGGGTGCTGGCCGAACTGGAGTGGCCACGCCGCCGCTCGGAGCTGTCGGCGATGATCGACGAAGGAGCCCGGGTGGTCGCCAAGGCGGTCGGGACCTCGGTCGCCGAGGTCGCGCACCCCGCGGCCACGATGCGCCTGGTCGAGCTGCCCTTCGACGGCATCCCGTCACCCGAGGCGGGGGAGGCCTTCAAGACGAAGGTGTCGCGTGACCTCAAGGCGGAGATCACCCTGACGGCGTTCGACACCCGCGTCTTCGTCCGGCTCTCGGCGCACGCCTACAACAGCCCGCAGGACTACCGGCGGCTCGCCGAACTGCTGCCCACGCTGCTCTAGTGCTGACCGGCGCCGCCCTCGGCAGGCTCAGCCGAGCAGGGGGAGCTTGTGGAGGAACGTCTCCCACGAGTCGGGCAGCCAGCCCGGCACTCCCAGGACGCCCATGTAGAGCCACATTCCCACCAGCACGCACAGGAACAGGAACAGCGTGCCGAGTGCCTTGAGCCAGGCCGGCTGCTTGCCGGTCCAGGTGGTGAACGTCTTGACCCAGTCCTTGACCCGGTAGAGCAGGCGCTGGGCCCACTCGAACTCGCTGGCCAGCACCGCCAGACCGGCGATGAATAAGGGAATGCCGCCCGGGCCGGGCAGCCACCCGGTCAGCGGTGCGGCGATCACCAGGATGCCGCCGACGACGCCGACACCGATCCGGTAGATCAGGTGTTTGCGCGGATTCGCACGGATCTTGCGCCGCCACTCCCAGCGATCGTCCTGGGCGTCCAGCGTGATGTTGTCGTCCGTGCGGTCGGGACTGGTCTGCTCGGCCACGGGCCCAGCCTACGTCCTGAGTGGGCCGGAACCCTGAAGGTTTGCCGTGGTTTCCGGCCCGACTACTAGGTGCGAGGGTTCCCGAACTCCCAGTGCCAGGGCTCCTCGCGATTGCCGCCCTGCCTGGCCCAGCTGGGGTTCACCCAGCCGTAGGTGCCCGCGTTCGCGACCATCCACCGGTACTGCGCCGTACCGAACTTGTCCA encodes:
- a CDS encoding AraC family transcriptional regulator yields the protein MIRTQAPATTRREDELIRTQLDRLRLDLVVAARITRVHREWSRPLQPDPFSRLYLILEGEGRLVVGEEELYPEPGDLCYLPAEVPISYETISDNVFRKHWLHFSALIGDRDIGDVLTLPYIVKSKAPEEAGALFEQVGAADRDPPGLATPLRLRSALTALFAHYLDSAPPGSVRLATQQTSESSVAQYIQQNLGTPLTVEELAAHFGQDLATFVRRFRTEFGLSPKQYIKRVRIEWAQRELASTTRPMEEIAAEVGMDQSYFSKVFRQVSSVTPSEYRKLYRPNG
- a CDS encoding polysaccharide lyase 6 family protein — protein: MDRRTFLGSIGAAAVTLQLAGPGTAVAKTTALVTSISQLQSAINSATAGTTITLANGTYAVSSAITVSGRNGTSSAPITIQAETRGGVTLTGSKSFVMSNSSYVTVSGFVFQQTSSFDLPSSCTRIRITRNDFQLGSAASHSLVVRGDDVKVDRNVFHDKSTAGCYLVIDGPSSTVMAKRTHILRNHFRDHSFGGDNGGEPIRLGDSGRALSSAGATVEYNLFERANGDPEAISVKSSGNTVRYNTLRSSTGGIVLRHGNNNRVEGNHLLAGGNGIRIYGNDHLIVNNYVDGVDDAGIVLGSGSVRDHFDGESSTSRKGNDAPDRVTIVLNTLRDNGKGLVGESQRALAPLACRISDNLLVGSSGDLVDMPYLGGITWSGNILWGSASNGNIPSGGFTRADPKLSAGTDGVYRLGSGSAAINATSMNHSSRVTDDVDGQPRTAPYDVGADEYSTATLVRRPLTAADVGPNAT
- a CDS encoding MFS transporter produces the protein MGILSAPAGVDKREYWGFSLYDWANSGYVTTVGTVLFAPYLTSVAEEAACGRVGTAEDPCTTNLQVLGLGIAPGSLAFYVVTIATLLSALVLPIVGAVADRSPRKKLLMCGFAWSGSLAACCMVFVADGRWALGALLLFLGNLCLGSSMVVYDSILVDIAGPDERDDVSSRAWAFGYLGGFVLLAINLGVVTGHEALGLDTTTAVRLSLLSAGLWWGLFTLVPFFKLRNRPPASVVPVGDGSLVKQSFGQLFATLRHLRTYPMTMLFLVAYLFFNDGIQTVISVSSTYGEKQLGFETQVLIMTILLVQFIAFFGALAFGRFARRFGTKRTIMGGLVVWMLIVVAGFLLPARQIVPFLAMGAAIGIVLGGTQALSRSAFSQLIPKGREAEYFSLYQAGERGTSWLGTLVFGLVHQLTGSYRPAIVALGLFFVVGLVLLSRVDMRRGIAEAGNAQPTLI
- a CDS encoding glycerophosphodiester phosphodiesterase, with the translated sequence MYPYLDHEGPIAMAHRGGALHPANLGYENSMHAFEHAAGLGYRYLETDLHATSDGVVVAFHDHRLDRVTDRTGVISELPWSEVRQARINGHEPIPLLSDVLERFPGIRLNLDIKADNGVLPAAKVLRDHDAIDRVCVSSFSQARVELIRRELGERLATGFGQREIARLRFAPYRMASAGACLQIPEYYGRVRVLTPGLLRRAHARGKQVHVWTVDDPATMRRLLDAGVDGLITDRTDLLRDVLIERGQWVTP
- a CDS encoding aminotransferase class V-fold PLP-dependent enzyme; its protein translation is MVTVLSPRPDLWTLDPDLLHLNHGSYGAVPRRTQELLAALRAETEANPMRWFRSVAERLTAGRLELASFLRTDPAGFALVSNASAGVTAALATVPIPPGSRIVLTNHAYGAVRYAAERFARANQAEVVMVDVPLEADDDSVLATLEAALDDRTAALVVDQISSATAMVFPIRRIADLCRSRGIPSIVDGAHAPALLDAPAEDGADFWTGNFHKWPAAPRATAGFVVAEKWRTATLPLIVSWSEHDERLPERFDQQGTADYAPWIAAPESLRVLAELEWPRRRSELSAMIDEGARVVAKAVGTSVAEVAHPAATMRLVELPFDGIPSPEAGEAFKTKVSRDLKAEITLTAFDTRVFVRLSAHAYNSPQDYRRLAELLPTLL
- a CDS encoding PGPGW domain-containing protein, producing the protein MAEQTSPDRTDDNITLDAQDDRWEWRRKIRANPRKHLIYRIGVGVVGGILVIAAPLTGWLPGPGGIPLFIAGLAVLASEFEWAQRLLYRVKDWVKTFTTWTGKQPAWLKALGTLFLFLCVLVGMWLYMGVLGVPGWLPDSWETFLHKLPLLG